From the Planktothricoides raciborskii GIHE-MW2 genome, the window TCAATACCCACCAGTTAATTAACTTGGCAAAATAAGACCCAAATCCCGGTAAATTGGCTAATAATCCGGGAATACCATCCCAAGCTCGCATCGCATCTAATTGTTGGGTGGGCAATAAAACAATTGCTGGCACCGCTAAAGCCCCCAATTCAGCGGTATTTGCTCCCACAGTAGTTAAGCATAAAGCACATTGGGAAAGCAGATTATAGGCAGGAGTTTCTGTATATAAATCTACCCGCAAACCCGTAGAAGTTTCTAAATAATAATTTTCTATTTTTGCTTGAATTTCTATATTTAAATATGCTATATTTAAATTATCTGTTTTTAATTGAGCAGCAGCCAAACCTCTGGGGAAAATCACGGGATTTTGTTCTGGGTCAGCATATTTTGCCAGAGTGATTAAATCTAAAGTTGGGGCTACGGGAATAATAAACCGAGTTTGCGGTCTTGACCCATGAATTTTTTCCGCGATCGCTAAAGTCAAAGGCACTCCCTGGGAAAGTTTTGCCGCTTTCGATCCGGGCATTAAAGCAATTATTTCATCGTGGCGATCGGCATTGATTAATAATTCTTGGTTAGTGCGATCGATCTGTCTGGGCAAATCAGCAATTAAATCGCCCACAACCGTAAATTTAGCCGCATATTTAGGGTTAACTCGTTCAAGAATTGACTGATTCATTACCCCAAAGCGATCGATCCAACCTTGCCACCGGGCTTCCCATTCCGCATAAACAACCGTGGAATAACCCAGCCGTTTACCAATGACCACGGTAAAAAATTGGTCGCCCCCCAAGAACACCACGACCCCTTGGGGATACCAGTCCCAATTTTCCGCCGTTTTGCCCCACAACAGAAATGGCCAAAAATCCGCCGCCCCTTGGACGCGATCGACTTCTGGGTATTTGCGGGCGATCGCCGCTTCTTGTCCCGTCGCATGAGTACAAGGGGACAACACCACGGAAATTCGCACCGTCGAACCATTGCCCCCAAGCTGTTGCCGCAGTTGTTGCCGTAGTTCTTTAACCACAGGTCTAACCCAAGTGACTAACTCCCCAGGGCCATTAGACAGAATTAAAATATCAAAGGGTTGCACAAGCCAAAACCTCAAAAACCGAGCTTATTTGTAATATATAAAATATTAAGCTATCTGTAGGGTGTGAAAGCGCGAAGCGTAACGCACCAATAACTCATATATAGAGTCGTTGCGTAAGTCCTATAATATATAAAATATTAAGTAAAATATTAAAGGTTTAAGGAGAACAGAAAATGACAAACCTGATCGATGCCGTAAAAAACGCCAACTTATCCCAAGTAAAAGACTGGTTAAACAGCGGAGTTGATGTCAATGAAACCGATGAAGAAGGCACCACAGCCATCATTGTAGCTGCTGAAACAGAAAACCCCGAAATTGTCGCCGCACTCATTGCTGCTGGAGCACAAGTTAATGCTCAAGATAAAGATGGTTGGACAGCCTTAATGGGTGCAGCAGCAGCGGGTTCTACGGACATCGTGAAACTATTACTAGATGCCGGGGCTGATATTAATGCTAAAGCAGGCTTTGGCTTAACTGCTTTAATGAGTGCCGCAGGTCGCGGTAAAAAAGAAGTAGTACAAATGCTAATTGACTATGGTGCCGATATTCGCCTCAGAGATAACAATACTTGGACGGCGTTAATTTGGGCGTCTCAAGATGGTCATAAAGAAGTGATGGAATTGTTGAAAAAAGCCAGAGATGGAAAATTAATTTAAAAGCGGGGGAGCGGGGGAAGCCGCCGTCGTGTAGGGTGTAGGGTGTGGGGTGTAGGGTGTAGGGGGAAGAGAGAAAAGAGATGCATAGAATAGAGAAAAGAGAATAGAGAATTTTCCTCTTTCCTATGCATCCTCTTTCCTATGCATCCTATGCATCCTATGCATCCTCTTCCCCTACACCCTACACCCTACACCCTACACCCTACACCCCAACCAACAACCAAAGAATCCCTACCCAACAACCAACAACAATTTATGCCAACCAAAGATATATTTCACAATGCCGTCAAAAATGCCTTAATTAAAGATGGCTGGACAATTACCGACGATCCGCTATATTTAGACTATGGCGGCATTGATATGTATGTTGATTTAGGCGCAGAAAAAATTATCGCGGCTGAAAAATTATCCGAAAAAGGCACCGAAAAAATCGCCGTTGAGATTAAAAGCTTTGTTCACCCTTCAATGACTTATGAATTTCATACCGCATTAGGACACTATCTAAATTACCGTTTAGCCTTAGACGATATTCAGCCGGAACGAAAATTATATTTAGCCATAAGCGAGGAAACTTATGAAACATTTTTTATACTGCCATTTACGCAAAATTTTGTGAATAAAAATCAGATATATTTATTAATATATGATAGCAACCAAGAGGTGATTAAGCAATGGAAAAATTGCCAAAATACCGAGAATTAGTGGAACGCTTAATTAAAGAATATGGTCAATATAAACCCAGATACGGGGAGATTGAAGTTCAGACTATCTGTGATCGCGAAGCGTCCCGGAGGGAATCGCGAACAAGATCATTACCAACTGCTAAATATGGGATGGCATGGCAACCGCAGAGTCCGGGGATGCGTGCTGCAAATAGATATTAAAAATG encodes:
- a CDS encoding lipid-A-disaccharide synthase, with amino-acid sequence MQPFDILILSNGPGELVTWVRPVVKELRQQLRQQLGGNGSTVRISVVLSPCTHATGQEAAIARKYPEVDRVQGAADFWPFLLWGKTAENWDWYPQGVVVFLGGDQFFTVVIGKRLGYSTVVYAEWEARWQGWIDRFGVMNQSILERVNPKYAAKFTVVGDLIADLPRQIDRTNQELLINADRHDEIIALMPGSKAAKLSQGVPLTLAIAEKIHGSRPQTRFIIPVAPTLDLITLAKYADPEQNPVIFPRGLAAAQLKTDNLNIAYLNIEIQAKIENYYLETSTGLRVDLYTETPAYNLLSQCALCLTTVGANTAELGALAVPAIVLLPTQQLDAMRAWDGIPGLLANLPGFGSYFAKLINWWVLRKKQLYAWPNIWAKEEVIPELVGQLTPEFVANIALDLLANPEKLAEMRSRLRSLRGETGAAQKFAQLILDCTGKA
- a CDS encoding ankyrin repeat domain-containing protein, with amino-acid sequence MTNLIDAVKNANLSQVKDWLNSGVDVNETDEEGTTAIIVAAETENPEIVAALIAAGAQVNAQDKDGWTALMGAAAAGSTDIVKLLLDAGADINAKAGFGLTALMSAAGRGKKEVVQMLIDYGADIRLRDNNTWTALIWASQDGHKEVMELLKKARDGKLI
- a CDS encoding XisH family protein translates to MHPLPLHPTPYTLHPTPQPTTKESLPNNQQQFMPTKDIFHNAVKNALIKDGWTITDDPLYLDYGGIDMYVDLGAEKIIAAEKLSEKGTEKIAVEIKSFVHPSMTYEFHTALGHYLNYRLALDDIQPERKLYLAISEETYETFFILPFTQNFVNKNQIYLLIYDSNQEVIKQWKNCQNTEN